The genomic DNA GGAAAATTGCAAACGGCAAGCTCAAGGTGGAAACCAAAAGTGCTTTTGGCCAGTATATGACCCCGGCCACGGTTGCCTCGTTTATGGCTTCGTTGTTTCCCGCCCCATCAAGTCAGAATATCCGGCTGTTGGACCCCGGAGCAGGTGTCGGCAGTCTGACATCCGCTTTTGTCGAACATCTCTGCAAAGGTAAAAACGGCTATCGTATTGATTTGGACGCCTACGAAATAGACTCGGTAATGCGTTCCTATCTGGAGAAGAATCTTGATCTGTGCGAAATAACCGCAGCGAAAAGCGGTGGTTCGGTGGCGTGGCGCATTATTGCTGAGGACTTCATAACCGAAGCATCAAAGAAGGCGGCTTCGCTTAATAGCCTGTGGCCTGAAAAGGTGGATAAGTACACGCACTGCATTATGAATCCTCCCTATAAAAAGATTTCCAGCGCATCACGCCACCGGGCATGTCTTCGCACCGCCGGAATTGAAACGGTTAACCTGTATTCAGCTTTCGTTGCCTTGTCCTTGCTGTTACTGGAAAAAGGCGGATATCTGGTTGCAATCATTCCCAGGAGTTTTTGCAATGGACCGTACTATCGTCCATTCCGGGAGTTCATGCTGAAACATGCCGCTGTGCGGCGCATTCATCTGTTTGGCTCCAGAAACAAGGCGTTTAGGGAAGATAAGGTTCTTCAGGAAAATATCATCGTGGCGCTTGAAAAAGGTGGTCTGCAAAAAGGTGTCACTGTCTCGACTTCCACCGACGATACATTCTCCGACACATTCATTTCCGATTATCAATTCAGAGAAATTGTCCGCGAGGATGACAAAGAACTTTTTATTCATATCCCGGCGACACCGGAAGCTGATTTTCTGGACGATGCGAAAGCATTTAACTACTCGCTTTCGCAACTTGGCATACAGGTTTCAACCGGTCCGGTTGTGGATTTTCGCATGAAGGATCACTTGAAAGCCATGCCTGAAGCCGGAACAGTGCCGTTGTTGTACCCATGTCATTTCAAGGGACAGTCCATGCAATGGCCGATAGTAGGAGGGAAAAAGCCCAATGCGATTCTGTGCAATAAGGAAACGCAAAAATGGCTTTATCCGAATGGCTTTTATACTGTGGTGCGCCGTTTTTCATCAAAAGAAGAAAGGCGGAGAATTGTGGCGAGCGTTGTTGCCCCTGCGGTGTTTGGTGGAGTGGAGAAGCTTGGCTTGGAAAATCACCTCAATGTTTTCCATAGCAATAAAGGGCCGCTA from Pseudodesulfovibrio thermohalotolerans includes the following:
- a CDS encoding Eco57I restriction-modification methylase domain-containing protein encodes the protein MPEALLKEPLNLLSRADASRKIANGKLKVETKSAFGQYMTPATVASFMASLFPAPSSQNIRLLDPGAGVGSLTSAFVEHLCKGKNGYRIDLDAYEIDSVMRSYLEKNLDLCEITAAKSGGSVAWRIIAEDFITEASKKAASLNSLWPEKVDKYTHCIMNPPYKKISSASRHRACLRTAGIETVNLYSAFVALSLLLLEKGGYLVAIIPRSFCNGPYYRPFREFMLKHAAVRRIHLFGSRNKAFREDKVLQENIIVALEKGGLQKGVTVSTSTDDTFSDTFISDYQFREIVREDDKELFIHIPATPEADFLDDAKAFNYSLSQLGIQVSTGPVVDFRMKDHLKAMPEAGTVPLLYPCHFKGQSMQWPIVGGKKPNAILCNKETQKWLYPNGFYTVVRRFSSKEERRRIVASVVAPAVFGGVEKLGLENHLNVFHSNKGPLTEALARGLSVFLNSTAVDDNFRRFSGHTQVNATDLKLMKYPSRKALIELGQWAIKQGELTQDMIDEEMERIAE